The following coding sequences are from one Lolium rigidum isolate FL_2022 chromosome 6, APGP_CSIRO_Lrig_0.1, whole genome shotgun sequence window:
- the LOC124663576 gene encoding chitin-binding lectin 1-like, with protein sequence MVSMAAAAKIAVLLAVAALFATAGADDPQAKKEAGCWQCYSTCMDKCDNSSNGGKDYFTCKKKCIVDCYKDLPPVCYKMCIAETCLKLPPYKQGDCFKACGHKCFHNHPGPKPGPPKPKPKPKPTPPKPKPPTPPKPTPTPTPTPPKPTPTPTPTPPKPTPPQNPPCPKRCPPAKPKPPPKHEPPCPPAAKKAPEAEDSHGHVSLPCARPGGCRPEQATNDTRNGNTNN encoded by the exons ATGgtctccatggcggcggcggccaagaTCGCCGTCCTCCTGGCCGTGGCGGCGCTCTTCGCCACGGCGGGGGCGGACGACCCGCAAGCCAAAAAGGAAGCAGGGTGCTGGCAGTGCTACTCAACCTGCATGGACAAGTGCGACA acagcagcaacggcggcaagGACTACTTCACGTGCAAGAAGAAGTGCATCGTGGACTGCTACAAGGACCTGCCGCCGGTGTGCTACAAGATGTGCATCGCAGAGACCTGCCTCAAGCTGCCGCCAT ATAAACAGGGGGATTGCTTCAAAGCATGCGGGCACAAATGCTTCCACAACCACCCCGGGCCCAAACCGGGTCCACCTAAACCGAAGCCGAAGCCGAAGCCCACGCCGCCAAAGCCGAAGCCACCGACGCCGCCAAAGCCCACGCCGACGCCGACCCCTACGCCGCCAAAgccaacgccaacgccaacgcCCACTCCGCCGAAGCCAACCCCTCCGCAGAACCCGCCGTGCCCGAAGCGGTGCCCCCCCGCGAAGCCGAAGCCCCCACCGAAGCATGAGCCGCCGTGCCCGCCAGCGGCCAAAAAAGCGCCGGAAGCTGAAGATTCCCACGGCCACGTAAGTCTTCCGTGTGCCCGTCCCGGGGGGTGCCGGCCAGAGCAGGCAACCAACGACACCAGGAACGGCAACACCAACAACTGA